A portion of the Pseudomonadota bacterium genome contains these proteins:
- a CDS encoding DUF2283 domain-containing protein, producing the protein MKITYDKDADALYIRFIEGDFQCRVVRISDDVAADFAENDRLVGIEVLGAHRLFSEPDKPAIDLRDILPRVVAA; encoded by the coding sequence ATGAAGATCACCTACGACAAGGACGCCGACGCCCTGTATATCCGCTTCATCGAGGGCGATTTCCAGTGCCGGGTAGTGCGGATCAGCGACGACGTCGCCGCAGACTTCGCCGAGAACGACAGGCTCGTCGGCATCGAGGTGCTCGGCGCACATCGGCTCTTCTCCGAGCCCGACAAGCCGGCGATCGATCTGCGAGACATCCTTCCGCGCGTCGTCGCCGCCTGA
- a CDS encoding response regulator: protein MSQSPVHRPLSLPTFQLSRRATPTGTTASRILVVDNDAAALLGFRRILQGRWCVDAALGANAAASLLAAQEYRAVLTDYEMPGYNGIWLLEQVRRLYPRTLRILVSGATPSLFLPHVRSGLIQRFVPTPASAESLVESLAR, encoded by the coding sequence ATGAGCCAGTCGCCGGTCCACCGTCCCTTGAGCCTCCCCACGTTCCAGCTCTCCAGGCGCGCGACCCCGACCGGTACGACCGCCAGCCGGATCCTCGTCGTCGACAACGACGCCGCGGCCCTCCTGGGCTTTCGGCGCATCCTCCAGGGGCGCTGGTGCGTCGACGCCGCGCTCGGCGCGAACGCCGCCGCGTCGCTGCTCGCGGCCCAGGAGTACCGGGCGGTGCTCACCGACTACGAGATGCCGGGTTACAACGGCATCTGGCTGCTCGAGCAGGTGCGCCGGCTGTACCCGCGCACGCTCCGGATCCTCGTCTCCGGCGCCACGCCCTCGCTCTTCCTGCCGCACGTCCGCTCCGGCCTGATCCAGCGGTTCGTCCCGACGCCCGCGAGCGCCGAGAGCCTCGTCGAGAGCCTCGCGCGCTGA
- a CDS encoding class II fructose-bisphosphate aldolase, with the protein MGIDAKSFNRALEVGRPPNVRKLFPNSKALIVSGKVVDRAMRAKGKAMTIAANARNRLVIQGVLRAAQRANAAVIIEIAKSEGGAGAYCAVNYWNMATYVDAVANELGITVPVALHADHYGIKGAKDVEAARTEIPSMFEAGLTSIAIDASHLPDDENLLASLDLNQYIPAWAGHETEVGEIKGKEGLSTKGEALFLIRGLNAHGIFPDWIALNNGTTHGIEASEAGIQVELTAGIHEALEPYKLSGAQHGTSGNSSERLRRIAKETHTTKANVATALQMISWGVKVNDYGNAELDAEKRLVKVPGAGVTEELWAEMVAYGTEKKWKAGDYKSINLPFENKIQRQPAAIRERSIQAVEDFVYNLFANVFYATDTADLGIEAILKAGSFDLGPKAERVEKAADWTPEKIRERAKTIASDKGAAGNFDD; encoded by the coding sequence ATGGGCATCGACGCGAAGTCTTTCAACCGTGCGCTCGAGGTCGGCCGCCCGCCGAACGTGCGCAAGCTGTTCCCCAACTCGAAGGCGCTGATCGTCAGCGGCAAGGTCGTGGACCGCGCCATGCGCGCCAAGGGCAAGGCCATGACCATCGCGGCCAACGCCCGCAACAGGCTGGTGATCCAGGGCGTCCTCAGGGCCGCGCAGCGCGCGAACGCCGCGGTGATCATCGAGATCGCCAAGTCCGAGGGCGGCGCCGGCGCCTACTGCGCGGTGAACTACTGGAACATGGCGACCTACGTCGACGCCGTGGCCAACGAGCTCGGCATCACCGTGCCCGTGGCGCTCCACGCCGATCACTACGGGATCAAGGGCGCCAAGGACGTCGAGGCCGCGCGCACCGAGATCCCGTCGATGTTCGAGGCCGGCCTGACCTCCATCGCCATCGACGCCTCGCACCTGCCCGACGACGAGAACCTGTTGGCCAGCCTCGATCTGAACCAGTACATCCCGGCCTGGGCCGGGCACGAGACCGAGGTCGGCGAGATCAAGGGCAAGGAGGGACTGTCCACGAAGGGGGAGGCGCTGTTCCTGATCCGCGGGCTGAACGCCCACGGCATCTTCCCCGACTGGATCGCCCTCAACAACGGCACGACCCACGGCATCGAGGCGAGCGAGGCCGGGATCCAGGTGGAGCTCACCGCGGGGATCCACGAGGCGCTCGAGCCCTACAAGCTCTCGGGCGCGCAGCACGGCACCTCGGGCAACTCGAGCGAAAGGCTGCGCCGCATCGCCAAGGAGACCCACACGACCAAGGCGAACGTCGCCACCGCGCTGCAGATGATCAGCTGGGGCGTCAAGGTCAACGACTACGGCAACGCCGAGCTCGACGCCGAGAAGCGCCTGGTCAAGGTCCCGGGCGCGGGCGTGACCGAGGAGCTGTGGGCGGAGATGGTCGCGTACGGCACCGAGAAGAAGTGGAAGGCCGGCGACTACAAGAGCATCAACCTGCCCTTCGAGAACAAGATCCAGCGCCAGCCCGCGGCGATCCGGGAGCGGTCGATCCAGGCAGTCGAGGACTTCGTCTACAACCTCTTCGCCAACGTCTTCTACGCCACGGACACGGCCGATCTGGGCATCGAGGCGATCCTGAAGGCCGGCTCCTTCGACCTCGGGCCCAAGGCCGAGCGCGTCGAGAAGGCCGCCGACTGGACCCCCGAGAAGATCCGCGAGCGCGCGAAGACGATCGCCTCCGACAAGGGCGCGGCCGGCAACTTCGACGACTGA
- a CDS encoding protein kinase, which produces MSELLGRVLDKKYRLVRLIGEGGMGTVWEAEHTLISRRVAVKVMNTVATDDKATVHRFFLEAQSASAIGHPNIVEIFDVGVEDDGTAFIVMELLSGDSLETLLLDRGSFSPQRTVTV; this is translated from the coding sequence ATGAGCGAACTACTCGGCAGAGTCCTCGACAAGAAGTACCGGCTGGTGCGGCTCATCGGCGAGGGCGGCATGGGAACGGTGTGGGAAGCCGAGCACACCCTGATCAGCCGTCGGGTCGCGGTCAAGGTCATGAACACCGTGGCCACGGACGACAAGGCCACCGTCCACAGGTTCTTCCTCGAGGCCCAGTCCGCGAGTGCCATCGGGCACCCCAACATCGTGGAGATCTTCGACGTCGGCGTCGAGGACGACGGGACGGCCTTCATCGTCATGGAGCTGCTCAGCGGCGACTCCCTCGAGACTCTCCTACTCGACCGAGGCTCGTTTTCCCCGCAGCGCACGGTGACGGTCA
- a CDS encoding DUF4258 domain-containing protein: protein MRQRGATAESVVEAIRSGQREPARRGCSQFRLSVPFGKEWGGRAYAMQQIVPIVAEEDDCLVVVTVFTFYFQEGGDR, encoded by the coding sequence ATGAGACAGCGCGGAGCCACGGCGGAGAGCGTGGTGGAGGCGATCCGGAGTGGTCAACGAGAGCCCGCGCGGCGCGGGTGTTCGCAATTCCGATTGAGTGTTCCCTTCGGCAAGGAGTGGGGTGGCCGCGCCTACGCGATGCAGCAGATCGTTCCGATCGTCGCCGAGGAAGACGATTGCCTCGTGGTGGTGACCGTGTTTACATTCTATTTTCAGGAAGGGGGTGACCGATGA
- a CDS encoding class II fructose-1,6-bisphosphate aldolase, giving the protein MATSYKDLGLVNTKRMFAAAFRGGFAIPAYNFNNMEQLQAIALGCAESDSPFILQVSGGARKYANQTLLRYMAEGAAQMMKEVNPHLRFCLHLDHGDTYELCASCIETGFSSVMIDGSHLPFDENAALTKKVVEHAHDHDVSVEGELGVLAGIEDDVEAAKSIYTRPDEVEEFVKRTGVDSLAISIGTSHGAAKFKPAQCTRDADGVLVPPPLRFDILEEIECRIPGFPIVLHGSSSVVPEYVKMINDCGGKLLDAVGIPEEQLRRAAKSAVCKINIDSDGRLAMTAVVRKVFAEKPAEFDPRKYLGPARDELKKMIIHKNQAVLGSAGKGREIFG; this is encoded by the coding sequence ATGGCGACGAGCTACAAGGACCTGGGGCTGGTCAACACGAAGAGGATGTTCGCGGCCGCGTTCCGGGGCGGCTTCGCCATCCCGGCGTACAACTTCAACAACATGGAGCAGCTCCAGGCGATCGCGCTCGGGTGCGCCGAGTCCGACTCGCCGTTCATCCTCCAGGTGTCGGGCGGCGCGCGCAAGTACGCGAACCAGACGCTGCTGCGCTACATGGCCGAGGGCGCGGCGCAGATGATGAAGGAGGTGAACCCGCACTTGAGGTTCTGCCTCCACCTGGATCACGGCGACACGTACGAGCTGTGCGCCTCCTGCATCGAGACCGGCTTCTCCTCGGTGATGATCGACGGCTCGCACCTCCCGTTCGACGAGAACGCGGCGCTCACGAAGAAGGTCGTCGAGCACGCGCACGATCACGACGTCTCGGTCGAGGGCGAGCTCGGGGTGCTGGCGGGAATCGAGGACGACGTGGAGGCGGCGAAGTCGATCTACACGCGGCCGGACGAGGTCGAGGAGTTCGTGAAGCGCACGGGCGTCGACTCGCTCGCGATCTCGATAGGCACGTCGCACGGCGCGGCGAAGTTCAAGCCGGCCCAGTGTACGCGCGACGCGGACGGCGTGCTCGTGCCGCCGCCGCTCCGATTCGACATCCTCGAGGAGATCGAGTGCCGCATCCCGGGGTTCCCGATCGTGCTCCACGGCTCGTCGTCGGTGGTGCCGGAGTACGTGAAGATGATCAACGACTGCGGCGGGAAGCTTCTGGACGCGGTCGGCATCCCGGAGGAGCAGCTCCGGCGGGCGGCGAAGTCGGCGGTGTGCAAGATCAACATCGACTCCGACGGCCGGCTCGCGATGACCGCGGTCGTCCGCAAGGTGTTCGCCGAGAAGCCCGCCGAGTTCGACCCGCGCAAGTACCTCGGCCCGGCGCGCGACGAGCTCAAGAAGATGATCATCCACAAGAACCAGGCCGTTCTCGGCTCGGCCGGGAAGGGGAGGGAGATCTTCGGGTAG